From Pseudothermotoga thermarum DSM 5069, a single genomic window includes:
- a CDS encoding glucose-1-phosphate adenylyltransferase: MRKVVALILAGGHGKRLGVLTEKIAKPAVPFGGKYRLIDFTLSNCVNSGIYTVGVLTQYRPHILTSHIGIGRPWDLDRKKGGVTILPPYLGGVAGWYKGTADAVYQNIEYVDSHSPDYVLILSGDHVYAMDYNDMIDFHIMKGADGTIACMEVPIEEASRFGTMITDLNFRIVDFEEKPPKPRSNLVSLGIYVFNWDFLKKHLIEDAHDEKSSHDFGKDIIPKMVKNGERIFAFKFEGYWRDVGTIQSYWESNLELTRPVPPLNLYDRHWRFFTQTEEMPPAYCSPNSKIVNSIISEGCEIHGTVEGSVIFQGVYIGENSYVKNSVVMTNVHIGKNCKIVDAIIAENVVIEDEVVIGEGEDAVNQLDPEVYTGRITVVGMYSTIPAKCRIGKNCVIGISVKKEDFATNVVPSGGYVLAKE, translated from the coding sequence ATGAGAAAAGTTGTCGCTTTGATCTTGGCTGGTGGGCATGGCAAAAGGTTGGGGGTCTTGACGGAAAAAATAGCCAAACCCGCTGTTCCTTTTGGTGGAAAATACAGGTTGATAGATTTTACCCTCAGCAACTGTGTAAATTCTGGTATATACACCGTTGGAGTTTTGACGCAGTATCGCCCTCACATTCTCACAAGTCACATCGGCATAGGCAGACCTTGGGATCTTGACAGAAAAAAGGGAGGAGTTACGATCTTGCCGCCTTATCTAGGAGGAGTTGCGGGGTGGTACAAAGGTACTGCTGATGCGGTTTATCAAAACATTGAATACGTTGATTCGCATTCTCCTGATTACGTGTTGATCCTTTCTGGTGATCATGTCTATGCGATGGATTACAACGATATGATAGATTTTCACATAATGAAAGGAGCAGACGGAACTATAGCGTGCATGGAAGTTCCCATAGAGGAAGCCAGCAGATTTGGAACAATGATAACCGATTTGAACTTCAGAATAGTCGATTTTGAGGAAAAACCACCAAAGCCAAGATCAAATTTAGTTTCTTTGGGTATTTATGTTTTCAACTGGGACTTTTTGAAAAAGCATTTAATCGAGGATGCACATGATGAAAAAAGCTCACACGATTTTGGAAAGGACATTATTCCGAAAATGGTTAAAAACGGTGAAAGAATTTTCGCTTTCAAATTCGAAGGTTATTGGCGTGATGTTGGAACAATTCAATCTTATTGGGAAAGCAATTTGGAATTGACCAGGCCAGTACCACCGCTCAATCTTTACGATAGACACTGGAGGTTTTTCACGCAAACTGAGGAGATGCCACCTGCATACTGCTCTCCAAACTCCAAAATAGTGAATTCTATAATAAGCGAAGGATGTGAGATCCACGGAACAGTTGAAGGAAGCGTGATTTTCCAAGGTGTCTACATAGGTGAAAATTCTTATGTGAAAAACAGCGTTGTTATGACAAACGTTCACATTGGTAAAAACTGCAAAATTGTCGATGCCATAATAGCTGAAAATGTGGTTATAGAAGATGAGGTTGTAATAGGAGAGGGAGAAGATGCCGTTAACCAATTGGATCCTGAGGTTTACACTGGTAGGATAACTGTGGTAGGCATGTATTCAACCATTCCGGCAAAATGCAGAATTGGAAAAAATTGCGTGATAGGTATTTCGGTGAAAAAAGAAGATTTTGCAACGAACGTCGTACCATCTGGCGGCTATGTTCTAGCCAAGGAGTGA
- the glgD gene encoding glucose-1-phosphate adenylyltransferase subunit GlgD, producing the protein MKVLGLILAGGAGENLGPLVLKRASAALPVFGKYRAIDFTLSNMVNAGIKKVGVLTQYNPRSLMDHLGSGKEWDLDRKNGGLFILQPYVSAEGQYWYKGTADAIFQNMTLLRRGEEDYVLIGSGDHIYKIDFTEVFDFHFATDADITLLVKELDETYNLSQYGIVQMNGHRIVEIEEKPKNPKGNLAFLGIYFMNKYLLMELLYAYVTKGETDLLNIIISELDRLRVNGYLFKGYWRNVKKGINEYFRINMDGLKKEIRDELFYKYGKVYTKLKDLPPPKIGSTTVVRNSIVSDGCIVNGYVENSVLFRGVVVKAGAVVQNAVVMQDTVIEEGAVVKNAILDKEVLIRQEMKLIGQQESLAVLEKRAVL; encoded by the coding sequence TTGAAAGTCCTTGGATTGATACTTGCAGGTGGTGCCGGTGAGAATCTGGGTCCACTTGTTCTGAAAAGAGCAAGCGCTGCTTTACCGGTTTTTGGTAAATACCGCGCCATAGACTTTACTTTGAGCAACATGGTAAATGCCGGTATAAAGAAGGTTGGTGTTTTAACGCAGTACAACCCAAGGAGTTTGATGGACCATCTTGGCTCGGGAAAGGAATGGGATCTTGACAGGAAGAACGGTGGCCTATTTATCTTGCAACCTTACGTGAGCGCGGAGGGTCAATATTGGTACAAAGGCACCGCCGATGCAATTTTTCAAAACATGACGCTTTTAAGGCGTGGAGAAGAAGATTACGTTTTGATTGGTTCAGGAGATCACATCTACAAAATAGATTTTACAGAGGTTTTTGATTTTCACTTTGCAACCGATGCGGATATCACCCTTCTTGTTAAGGAACTGGATGAAACATACAACTTGAGTCAGTATGGAATTGTGCAAATGAACGGACATAGAATCGTTGAAATAGAGGAAAAACCAAAAAATCCAAAAGGCAATTTGGCTTTCTTGGGAATCTATTTCATGAACAAATATCTTCTCATGGAACTTTTGTACGCTTACGTGACCAAAGGTGAAACGGATCTTTTGAACATAATCATTTCAGAGTTGGACAGACTTAGGGTAAATGGATATCTCTTCAAAGGATATTGGAGAAACGTCAAAAAAGGCATAAACGAATATTTCAGAATAAACATGGACGGTCTTAAGAAAGAAATTAGGGATGAGTTGTTTTACAAGTATGGAAAGGTTTATACAAAGTTAAAAGATCTTCCACCACCAAAAATAGGAAGTACCACTGTTGTCAGAAACAGCATTGTTTCAGATGGTTGCATTGTCAATGGATACGTTGAAAACTCTGTTTTGTTCCGCGGAGTTGTTGTAAAGGCAGGCGCTGTTGTTCAAAACGCCGTGGTAATGCAAGACACGGTTATAGAGGAAGGAGCAGTCGTCAAAAATGCAATACTCGATAAAGAAGTTTTGATCAGGCAAGAGATGAAGCTGATAGGTCAACAAGAAAGTTTGGCTGTTTTGGAAAAAAGAGCGGTTCTCTGA
- a CDS encoding GTPase, with the protein MWYPGHMAKAARMLEKIKKHIDLFVELLDARAPIATRSYDRNIIKGKRNVILLTKSDLADPVLTQKWKKFFESKGENVFVVDKNSSRQSLINFISKFAPKNSLIAIVGCPNVGKSTVINKLKGTRSAKVGAVPGITRGLQWFSVEDLFRVLDTPGLLLPKISEIETAAKLLLVGSLPLELTPPEVLQKAYEIYAKLTKKDSVSFDEFIEAYALEKKMLAKGGVLDKERAIVSFFNNISQGKIGRITFEIPQEAIEDKSDSLPSA; encoded by the coding sequence ATGTGGTATCCAGGGCACATGGCAAAGGCTGCAAGAATGTTAGAGAAAATTAAAAAACACATAGACCTTTTCGTGGAGCTTTTGGATGCAAGAGCCCCGATTGCAACTCGTTCTTACGATAGAAACATAATCAAAGGCAAAAGAAACGTGATTTTGTTGACAAAATCCGATCTAGCCGATCCTGTTTTGACACAGAAATGGAAAAAGTTTTTCGAATCAAAGGGCGAAAACGTTTTCGTTGTAGATAAAAACTCTTCAAGACAAAGTTTGATCAACTTCATATCGAAATTTGCCCCAAAAAACTCGTTGATAGCCATAGTCGGTTGTCCAAACGTTGGGAAATCCACCGTGATAAACAAACTCAAAGGAACAAGGTCTGCAAAGGTTGGAGCTGTACCTGGAATTACCCGTGGATTACAGTGGTTTTCAGTTGAAGATCTTTTCAGAGTTCTGGATACACCTGGATTGCTCTTACCAAAAATTTCTGAGATTGAAACGGCGGCAAAACTTTTGCTTGTGGGATCTCTTCCGCTTGAATTGACCCCACCAGAAGTTCTTCAGAAAGCCTACGAGATATACGCAAAATTGACAAAGAAGGATTCTGTTTCGTTCGATGAATTCATCGAAGCTTATGCTTTGGAAAAAAAGATGTTGGCAAAAGGTGGGGTGTTGGACAAAGAGAGAGCTATTGTTAGTTTTTTCAACAACATTTCTCAAGGAAAAATTGGTAGAATCACTTTTGAAATACCACAGGAGGCGATAGAAGATAAAAGCGATAGTTTACCTTCCGCTTGA
- a CDS encoding tetratricopeptide repeat protein — protein sequence MIIEANQIPLDVIVRGLEAQYELTKDEYYASYLVYFYYEKLKEALNKEDLQKAEEYLEKAGKISKDYRYDFFKALIAAKVKDYESAEIFLRSCLSKHDKFSLAYFELGNILMAKKEYEDAILQYQKAFECDKNFLLPLLKIGDCYVEMGELRQAQDFYQAIVQRDPEFQQAHARLGVVLNLLQKFSHAEKALKKAIQLDPEDLNSTFNLCYTLTKLGKHFEALQLLKKLVEKDPNNVAFLVEYALELRRVGLYEEAVETIEKAYQLSQESYVAYNRAILTLFVDFQRGIKMLKDLSEEYSGKAEELENFLRFWKPKLKPVGIIEQKLELIKKSMHLGKLNLVRLAHLLPVSERIIALRQGIVPGYDTDVDTVKDIELVIATIFASNFDPIEIEKNATKISVGLYGSGIMLAVAIALARLYIFIESNEVFNLQEFLRECIPDIQEYHWNLALRMSRLEEEESFSFEEIDFDKIETGSDFLITLIKTLATEPSLQEVETISNEVFKDTIKSFLKKE from the coding sequence TTGATCATCGAAGCAAACCAAATTCCTTTGGACGTGATCGTTCGAGGACTCGAAGCTCAGTATGAATTAACAAAGGACGAATACTATGCGAGTTATTTGGTTTACTTTTACTACGAAAAACTCAAAGAAGCTCTAAACAAAGAAGATCTTCAAAAAGCCGAAGAATACCTTGAAAAGGCTGGAAAAATTTCCAAAGATTATCGCTACGATTTCTTCAAAGCTTTGATTGCGGCAAAGGTAAAGGACTATGAATCGGCTGAAATTTTTCTAAGGTCCTGCCTTTCCAAACACGACAAATTTTCCTTAGCTTACTTTGAACTTGGCAATATTTTGATGGCAAAAAAGGAATATGAAGATGCCATCTTGCAGTATCAAAAAGCTTTTGAATGCGACAAAAATTTCCTATTACCCTTGTTGAAAATCGGTGATTGTTATGTGGAAATGGGCGAACTAAGACAAGCTCAAGATTTTTATCAGGCTATTGTTCAACGTGATCCAGAATTTCAACAAGCCCACGCGAGGTTAGGAGTAGTCTTGAACCTGCTTCAGAAATTTTCCCACGCTGAGAAAGCTTTGAAAAAAGCCATTCAACTTGATCCAGAAGATCTAAACAGCACCTTTAATTTGTGCTACACGCTCACCAAGCTTGGAAAACATTTCGAGGCTTTACAGCTTTTGAAGAAGTTGGTTGAAAAAGATCCAAACAACGTGGCGTTCTTGGTTGAGTATGCTCTTGAACTTAGAAGGGTAGGACTTTACGAAGAAGCCGTTGAAACAATAGAAAAAGCATACCAACTTAGCCAGGAATCGTACGTTGCCTACAACCGCGCGATACTGACACTTTTCGTGGACTTCCAGCGCGGCATCAAAATGTTGAAAGATTTGTCCGAAGAGTACTCTGGAAAAGCGGAGGAACTGGAAAATTTCTTAAGATTTTGGAAGCCAAAGTTAAAACCAGTTGGAATAATCGAACAAAAACTAGAGTTGATAAAAAAATCCATGCATCTTGGGAAATTGAATTTGGTGCGGCTAGCTCATCTTTTACCAGTTTCAGAAAGAATAATCGCACTAAGACAAGGTATCGTTCCAGGTTACGATACCGACGTTGACACTGTAAAAGACATTGAGCTAGTGATCGCAACGATATTTGCCAGCAACTTCGATCCCATTGAAATAGAAAAGAACGCTACAAAGATATCCGTTGGTTTGTATGGCAGCGGAATAATGCTAGCAGTTGCAATAGCCCTTGCGAGATTGTACATATTCATCGAATCAAACGAGGTTTTCAATCTTCAGGAATTTTTGAGAGAATGCATCCCAGACATTCAAGAATACCATTGGAACTTAGCTTTGAGAATGTCCAGATTGGAGGAAGAAGAGAGCTTCAGTTTTGAAGAAATAGATTTTGACAAAATCGAAACTGGTTCAGACTTTTTGATAACCTTGATCAAAACCTTGGCTACAGAACCTTCGCTGCAAGAGGTTGAAACTATATCCAACGAGGTCTTCAAGGATACAATAAAAAGCTTTCTGAAAAAAGAGTGA
- a CDS encoding 2,3-bisphosphoglycerate-independent phosphoglycerate mutase produces the protein MNYDRQEILKELVQPAQTKIVLLVMDGVGDIPQDSTGTALQMAKKPNLDALAQKSDLGQTIPVLPGITPGSGPGHLSLFGYDPIKYQIGRGILEALGSNVDVGEKDVVARANFATVKDGVVVDRRAGRPSTEESAKVVAKLAEQIKKIEDVEIRFYPGKEHRFVVKFTGEDLDDQLTDADPQKDGKPIVYTEPLRPQAEKTAKIVNQLMNKIAEVLKDEPKMNFALIRGFSKYPKLPLFPEVYKLKAAAIATYPMYRGIAKLVGMEVLETGSTVEDEIKTLKENWEKYDFFYLHVKKTDSYGEDGNLQDKVHVIEEVDRFIPEILSLNPDVFVVTGDHSTPAALKSHSWHPVPFMIYSKYTRRGLSKAFDEFECARGSLGTFYAIDAMGLILAHALRLEKFGA, from the coding sequence GTGAACTACGACAGACAGGAAATTCTAAAAGAACTAGTTCAACCAGCTCAAACCAAGATAGTGCTTCTTGTGATGGATGGCGTAGGTGATATTCCACAAGACTCAACTGGAACGGCCCTTCAAATGGCTAAAAAACCGAATTTGGATGCCTTGGCGCAAAAATCCGATCTTGGACAAACCATTCCCGTTTTGCCTGGTATAACTCCTGGAAGTGGTCCTGGACATTTGAGCTTGTTCGGCTATGATCCGATCAAGTATCAAATTGGAAGAGGTATCCTTGAGGCACTTGGGAGCAACGTGGATGTTGGAGAAAAAGACGTTGTGGCAAGGGCAAACTTCGCTACGGTGAAAGATGGTGTAGTTGTTGACAGAAGAGCAGGTAGACCGAGTACAGAGGAAAGTGCAAAGGTTGTGGCTAAACTTGCTGAACAGATTAAAAAGATCGAAGATGTTGAGATTCGATTTTATCCTGGCAAAGAACACCGTTTTGTGGTGAAGTTTACGGGAGAAGATCTTGACGATCAACTTACCGATGCCGATCCTCAAAAAGATGGCAAACCGATTGTTTACACAGAACCGTTGCGACCTCAGGCAGAAAAAACCGCAAAGATAGTCAATCAATTGATGAACAAAATAGCCGAAGTGCTCAAAGATGAACCGAAGATGAACTTTGCTTTGATCAGGGGATTTTCGAAATATCCAAAACTTCCGCTTTTCCCAGAGGTCTACAAATTGAAAGCTGCAGCGATAGCAACTTATCCAATGTATCGTGGAATAGCAAAACTAGTGGGAATGGAAGTTTTGGAAACAGGATCAACGGTGGAAGACGAAATAAAGACTTTGAAAGAAAACTGGGAAAAGTACGACTTTTTCTACCTGCACGTTAAAAAAACCGATTCTTACGGTGAAGATGGCAATTTGCAAGATAAGGTGCACGTCATAGAAGAAGTTGATCGATTTATACCCGAGATTTTGTCCTTAAATCCAGATGTTTTCGTTGTAACCGGTGATCATTCCACACCTGCTGCCTTGAAATCACACAGCTGGCACCCTGTTCCGTTCATGATTTACTCAAAATATACCAGAAGAGGTTTGAGCAAAGCCTTTGATGAATTCGAATGCGCCCGCGGATCACTTGGAACCTTTTACGCAATCGATGCAATGGGGTTGATCCTAGCCCACGCGCTTAGACTCGAAAAGTTCGGCGCATGA
- a CDS encoding ComEC/Rec2 family competence protein produces MRYAWLICFIGLMTGVIITPVIFLLLLPLIFVRKNYIKLYVVCVALGFLLSQGSKLNKEIEVVGFVTVKKSNYCIATNVRYYQNGKWKRLKHDLKILEAKIEAGKEFYAFGNISTTFSYPRYVLKPIFCETSPYTAKGLWKILSILQDWKKDQQKLIEEALPNHAKTINGLIFSDGNFDKAESEKIAKSGLGHLFAVSGLHVGIVYAAFEILISFFTYKFYLRRSISTIFAILFALSTGPTPSALRAALMLAIWNLFKILDYPIEPLNVLGIVGAVNILLEPYSVLSLSFLMSYSATGAILFFLPKLKKSSKLLQPFAVSLSAFLGVAPFLSLFSYVNFLSPFVGIVATFAITPLLWGICTSLVLNLIGLRSLALLTTKGTWPFAFVAEKLLDFSLIFPSVHFGIFGYVLFVGILLFSVWHFGHKP; encoded by the coding sequence ATGAGATATGCCTGGCTGATTTGTTTCATAGGCTTGATGACTGGGGTGATAATAACCCCAGTCATCTTTTTGCTTCTTTTACCGTTGATTTTTGTTAGAAAAAACTACATCAAACTATACGTTGTTTGTGTTGCATTAGGATTTTTGCTTTCACAAGGTTCAAAACTGAACAAAGAAATCGAAGTGGTTGGGTTTGTGACTGTGAAAAAATCGAATTACTGCATTGCAACCAATGTTAGGTACTATCAAAATGGAAAGTGGAAACGGTTGAAACACGATTTGAAAATACTTGAGGCGAAAATCGAAGCTGGTAAGGAATTTTACGCATTTGGAAATATTTCAACAACCTTTTCTTACCCAAGGTATGTTCTTAAACCTATATTCTGCGAAACTTCACCATACACCGCCAAAGGTTTGTGGAAAATTTTATCCATCTTGCAAGATTGGAAGAAAGACCAACAAAAACTCATAGAAGAAGCTTTACCGAACCACGCTAAAACAATCAACGGATTAATTTTCAGCGATGGTAATTTTGATAAAGCCGAATCGGAAAAGATAGCGAAAAGTGGTCTTGGACATTTGTTCGCGGTATCTGGCCTTCACGTTGGAATAGTTTACGCGGCTTTTGAAATTTTGATCAGCTTTTTTACCTACAAGTTCTATCTTAGAAGATCCATAAGCACAATCTTTGCGATTTTGTTTGCCCTTTCAACGGGTCCAACCCCATCTGCACTCAGAGCAGCGTTAATGCTTGCGATTTGGAATCTTTTTAAGATCTTGGATTATCCCATAGAACCACTGAACGTGTTGGGAATAGTTGGAGCCGTTAATATTTTGCTTGAACCATACTCTGTGTTATCGCTATCTTTCTTGATGAGCTATTCAGCCACTGGTGCAATTTTATTTTTCCTTCCAAAGTTGAAAAAGTCTTCAAAATTGCTTCAACCTTTCGCTGTATCCTTGTCGGCTTTTCTAGGTGTGGCGCCTTTTTTGAGCCTGTTTTCGTACGTTAACTTTTTATCTCCTTTTGTTGGAATCGTTGCAACGTTTGCAATTACTCCTTTGCTTTGGGGAATTTGTACTTCGCTTGTTCTTAACCTCATAGGACTTAGATCATTAGCACTTTTAACAACGAAGGGCACGTGGCCCTTCGCTTTTGTTGCTGAAAAACTTTTGGATTTTTCACTGATTTTTCCATCAGTTCACTTTGGTATTTTCGGTTATGTGTTGTTTGTTGGAATACTGCTGTTTTCAGTTTGGCATTTTGGGCACAAACCGTAA
- a CDS encoding Fur family transcriptional regulator gives MFIYEALRKELRSKKYRMTAQREIILKIFAESDEKHLGAEDVYRKLIEKRYRISKATVYRTVELLSKLGFLRKLEFGEGIYRYELAAQNKDTLHQHIICKNCGNIAEIDEKLVNELVKNVASKTGYIIDYHDIKFYGLCPKCQTENSSIPTNNT, from the coding sequence TTGTTCATTTATGAAGCTTTAAGAAAAGAATTGCGTTCAAAAAAGTATAGAATGACCGCCCAAAGGGAAATAATTTTAAAAATCTTTGCAGAGTCCGATGAAAAACATCTCGGAGCTGAGGATGTTTATAGAAAACTCATCGAAAAAAGGTACAGAATAAGCAAGGCAACGGTCTATAGGACGGTTGAATTGCTTTCAAAGTTAGGTTTTCTAAGAAAACTTGAGTTTGGAGAGGGAATATACAGGTACGAATTGGCAGCTCAAAATAAAGATACCTTGCATCAACATATAATCTGTAAAAACTGTGGAAACATTGCCGAGATAGATGAAAAACTTGTCAACGAGTTGGTTAAAAACGTTGCAAGCAAAACTGGATATATCATAGATTATCACGACATAAAATTTTACGGTTTGTGCCCAAAATGCCAAACTGAAAACAGCAGTATTCCAACAAACAACACATAA
- the nusA gene encoding transcription termination factor NusA, with protein MNINLLEALDQLEQEKGIAKDEVISILEKALVSAYKKNFGTAKNVEVKIDPMTGDIQLFQVFEVVEEPKDPLTQISLEEARKINPSAEIGQKVYKKINVKNFGRIAAQTAKQVLIQRIRELEKEKQYEYYSQLAGNITTAEVIRVTPDWVDLRIGKLETRLLKKEWIDDETFKPGDLVKVYVQEVVKDKKGPKLIVSRACPEFVIGLLRLEVPEVEAGIVKVVAIAREPGIRTKVAVVSTNPQVDPVGACIGEGGGRIAAVLRELKGEKVDIFKWSDDSRQLIANALAPASVVNVEILDSEKKVARVLVPPTQLSLAIGKGGQNARLAAKLTGWKIDIKPIMNA; from the coding sequence ATGAACATAAATCTTTTGGAAGCACTTGATCAACTTGAACAAGAAAAGGGTATAGCAAAGGACGAGGTTATATCAATCTTAGAAAAAGCTTTGGTGAGCGCTTACAAGAAGAACTTTGGTACAGCGAAAAACGTTGAAGTGAAGATAGATCCAATGACTGGGGATATCCAGTTATTCCAAGTTTTCGAAGTCGTGGAAGAGCCAAAAGATCCTCTCACTCAAATTTCGCTTGAAGAGGCAAGGAAGATAAACCCTTCTGCAGAAATTGGGCAGAAAGTGTACAAAAAAATCAACGTGAAAAATTTTGGAAGAATAGCCGCTCAAACTGCTAAACAAGTTTTGATACAGAGAATTCGTGAACTTGAAAAGGAGAAGCAGTATGAATACTACAGCCAGCTTGCTGGAAACATCACGACGGCAGAGGTCATAAGGGTTACACCCGATTGGGTTGATTTGAGGATTGGAAAGCTTGAAACAAGGCTTTTGAAAAAAGAATGGATAGACGACGAGACTTTCAAACCTGGTGATTTGGTGAAAGTTTACGTTCAGGAAGTTGTAAAGGACAAGAAAGGTCCAAAACTGATCGTCTCCAGAGCTTGTCCAGAGTTTGTGATTGGACTGCTTAGATTGGAAGTACCAGAAGTGGAAGCCGGTATAGTTAAAGTTGTGGCGATCGCGAGAGAGCCTGGCATAAGGACGAAAGTTGCCGTTGTTTCGACCAACCCACAGGTTGATCCAGTTGGAGCTTGCATTGGAGAAGGTGGAGGTAGAATTGCAGCTGTACTGAGAGAACTGAAAGGTGAAAAGGTGGATATATTCAAGTGGTCAGACGATTCAAGGCAGTTGATAGCAAATGCACTTGCACCTGCATCGGTTGTAAACGTTGAAATACTTGACAGCGAGAAAAAAGTGGCAAGAGTTCTTGTTCCACCCACTCAGCTTTCGCTTGCGATTGGGAAAGGTGGGCAGAACGCAAGACTGGCAGCAAAGTTGACCGGATGGAAGATAGACATAAAACCTATCATGAACGCATGA
- a CDS encoding ribosome maturation factor — translation MEEIVEKLRPVVVDILEGFGLELFDMSFTKQRGKWTLKIVIDDPNGYVSIRQCEQVSNEVGKYLDLHEDLIPTSYILEVSSPGLDRPLRGPKDYKRFAGRLAKFWLSEGKVVTGHIGELSEDELKVNTDQGEVVLKLSQIKKARLEVEF, via the coding sequence GTGGAAGAAATCGTTGAAAAACTTAGACCCGTTGTTGTGGATATACTGGAAGGTTTTGGACTAGAACTTTTTGACATGTCTTTCACAAAACAGAGAGGAAAGTGGACTTTAAAGATCGTCATAGACGATCCAAATGGGTATGTCAGCATCCGCCAGTGTGAACAAGTTTCGAATGAGGTTGGAAAATATTTAGACCTTCACGAGGATTTGATACCGACAAGCTATATCCTTGAGGTCTCGTCACCGGGTTTGGACAGGCCGCTTCGAGGCCCTAAAGATTACAAACGTTTTGCTGGAAGACTTGCAAAGTTTTGGTTAAGTGAAGGGAAGGTTGTAACAGGTCATATAGGAGAGTTATCTGAAGATGAACTAAAAGTCAACACTGATCAAGGAGAGGTAGTTTTGAAACTGTCGCAGATAAAAAAAGCAAGGCTTGAAGTTGAATTCTAA
- a CDS encoding MFS transporter gives MIGDRLNRKHLMVYLDLAKGLALTIAFLFATMNRLNFSALLIFYGIFGIISALFDAPTSAMLADLVEPEKLRQAASLNSAAASIAQMIGPAIGGVLYGLAGIKNVLLFTAIFYFLSALSEMFIKYEYRKRGGKIRVFKEISESVKFLLRHRGLKFLFAFAAALNFFSAPFFAVIFPYLFRQELCFPPQAFGVLQTMLMVGVLFGSILTGTVFSKTSSRKLITLGLISQTFLGCIVTITLWWLSSAGLALIATISYSSFVVMGILNMMVNIPINANLQLLIPSEMRSRVLSTLTFVASGLTPLGSLIGGLLIDKMNVFALLLVLNLILFGISMIFVSTAPKEAFLASEVQEASG, from the coding sequence GTGATAGGAGATAGACTCAACAGAAAGCATCTGATGGTTTACCTTGATCTTGCCAAGGGGCTTGCTTTGACAATCGCCTTTTTGTTTGCAACAATGAACAGGTTGAATTTCTCTGCGTTACTCATTTTTTATGGGATATTTGGAATCATAAGTGCACTTTTTGACGCGCCAACTTCTGCGATGCTCGCAGATTTGGTTGAACCTGAAAAATTAAGGCAAGCAGCTTCTTTGAATTCCGCAGCTGCTTCAATAGCTCAAATGATTGGACCGGCAATTGGTGGAGTTCTCTATGGACTGGCAGGGATCAAAAATGTCTTGCTTTTTACCGCAATCTTTTATTTTCTGTCCGCATTGAGTGAGATGTTTATTAAATACGAGTACAGAAAGAGAGGCGGAAAGATCAGGGTATTCAAAGAAATCAGCGAAAGCGTCAAATTCTTGCTCAGACACAGAGGACTGAAGTTCCTTTTCGCATTTGCAGCAGCGTTAAACTTCTTTTCCGCGCCATTTTTTGCTGTCATTTTTCCTTACCTTTTTAGACAAGAACTTTGCTTTCCACCTCAGGCTTTCGGTGTACTTCAAACGATGCTTATGGTGGGAGTACTTTTCGGTAGCATACTGACAGGAACAGTATTTTCAAAAACAAGTTCAAGAAAACTCATCACCCTGGGCTTGATATCCCAAACATTTTTGGGTTGTATCGTTACAATAACGCTTTGGTGGCTAAGTTCAGCAGGATTAGCTTTGATTGCGACAATTTCCTATTCATCATTTGTTGTCATGGGTATCCTGAATATGATGGTAAACATTCCAATAAACGCTAATCTACAACTTTTGATACCATCCGAAATGCGCTCGAGAGTGCTGTCTACTCTGACTTTTGTTGCAAGCGGCTTGACTCCGCTTGGATCGTTGATAGGAGGCTTGCTTATAGACAAGATGAATGTGTTTGCACTTCTTCTTGTTTTGAATTTGATACTCTTTGGAATTTCTATGATTTTCGTTTCCACCGCGCCTAAGGAAGCTTTCTTAGCGTCCGAGGTTCAAGAAGCATCTGGTTGA